One genomic region from Sphingobacterium sp. UGAL515B_05 encodes:
- a CDS encoding nucleotide sugar dehydrogenase produces MSKTIKKICCIGAGYVGGPTMSVVAKQCPHIEITIVDVNAARIAAWNDENLDNLPVYEPGLQEIVAEARNRNLFFSTDIEKAIDEADMIFISVNTPTKNYGKGKGMAADLKYIELCARQIAAVAKNDKIVVEKSTLPVRTAAALKSILDNTGNGVNFHILSNPEFLAEGTAIQDLINPDRVLIGGENDEAIGALVDIYAHWVSRDKILTTNLWSSELSKLTANAFLAQRVSSINSISALCEKTGANVDEVSKAIGMDSRIGSKFLKASVGFGGSCFQKDILNLVYIARSYGLTEVAEYWDQVILMNDYQKQRFADNIIQTLYNTVSGKKIAFLGWAFKKDTNDTRESAAIYVADYLLSEQAEITVYDPKVSAERIYADLDYLNTRSSEENRALVKVVNTAYEACNDAHAIAVLTEWDEFKRYDWAKIKEHMKKPAFVFDGRKLLNRKELEDLDFKYYAIGE; encoded by the coding sequence ATGAGCAAAACAATCAAGAAAATATGCTGTATCGGTGCTGGTTATGTCGGTGGACCTACCATGTCAGTTGTTGCAAAGCAATGTCCACATATTGAGATTACGATCGTCGATGTCAATGCCGCCCGTATCGCGGCTTGGAACGATGAGAATCTAGACAACCTTCCTGTATACGAACCAGGCTTACAAGAGATTGTTGCAGAAGCACGTAATCGTAATTTGTTTTTCTCAACCGATATCGAAAAAGCTATCGACGAGGCCGACATGATTTTTATTTCGGTCAATACACCGACTAAGAATTATGGAAAAGGCAAGGGAATGGCTGCAGACTTAAAGTATATTGAACTTTGTGCACGGCAGATCGCAGCGGTTGCCAAAAATGACAAAATTGTTGTTGAAAAATCGACTTTACCTGTTCGCACTGCGGCAGCTTTAAAAAGTATCCTTGATAACACGGGTAATGGCGTTAATTTCCATATTCTTTCCAATCCTGAATTTTTGGCTGAAGGTACAGCAATACAGGATCTAATCAATCCCGATCGTGTACTTATCGGTGGAGAAAATGACGAAGCCATCGGTGCATTGGTAGACATTTATGCGCATTGGGTAAGTCGCGACAAAATTCTCACAACAAACCTCTGGTCATCTGAACTTTCAAAACTAACAGCAAATGCCTTTTTAGCACAACGTGTCTCCTCCATTAACTCCATTTCGGCACTATGCGAGAAAACAGGGGCAAACGTAGATGAAGTTTCCAAGGCGATTGGTATGGACTCCAGGATTGGATCCAAATTTCTGAAAGCTTCTGTAGGTTTTGGAGGCTCTTGTTTTCAAAAAGATATCCTCAATCTGGTTTATATCGCACGAAGTTACGGTCTCACAGAGGTTGCCGAGTATTGGGATCAAGTGATTTTGATGAATGATTATCAAAAACAGCGATTTGCGGACAACATTATCCAGACACTGTACAATACTGTATCGGGTAAAAAGATTGCATTCTTAGGCTGGGCATTCAAAAAAGACACCAATGATACGCGTGAATCTGCAGCGATCTATGTTGCAGATTATCTATTGAGTGAACAAGCTGAAATCACGGTCTATGATCCTAAAGTTTCTGCCGAACGCATCTATGCCGACCTCGATTATCTGAATACACGCTCTTCGGAAGAAAACCGAGCCTTGGTAAAGGTTGTCAATACCGCCTATGAGGCTTGCAATGATGCACATGCAATTGCAGTATTGACTGAATGGGATGAATTTAAACGTTATGACTGGGCTAAAATTAAGGAGCACATGAAAAAGCCTGCATTTGTGTTCGATGGCCGTAAACTATTGAACCGTAAGGAACTTGAAGACCTTGATTTTAAATATTACGCGATAGGCGAGTAA